A single window of Archangium lipolyticum DNA harbors:
- a CDS encoding S1C family serine protease, whose amino-acid sequence MSVDLHALSQSLASIVERVAPSIVRVEARRRHGATGIVWSAEGHIVTTHHAIEHEGSISIGLSDGRSVSAELVGRDPSTDLALLKADVSGLTALAPTPLQELKVGHLVLALGRPGRTARATLGIVSAFGEGWRTFAGGRIDRYLETDADLPPGFSGGALVDAQGRFLGLLTAALSRTAAVAIPGETVSRVTQALRQHGGIRRGYLGVGAHPVRLPQGLGARVGSEGGLILLTVEPDGPADKAGLLIGDVLVSLGGQPLHSIEELLGYLGDEKVGTQVQARVLRAGEVRELPITIGKRS is encoded by the coding sequence ATGTCCGTCGACCTTCACGCCCTCTCCCAATCCCTCGCCTCCATCGTCGAGCGCGTCGCTCCCAGCATCGTCCGCGTCGAGGCCCGCCGCCGCCACGGTGCCACCGGCATCGTCTGGAGCGCCGAGGGTCATATCGTCACCACCCACCACGCCATCGAGCACGAGGGCTCCATCTCCATCGGCCTCTCCGATGGCCGCTCCGTCTCCGCCGAGCTCGTCGGGAGAGATCCCTCCACGGACCTCGCCCTCCTCAAGGCCGATGTCTCCGGCCTCACCGCCCTGGCCCCCACGCCGCTTCAGGAGCTCAAGGTGGGCCACCTCGTGCTCGCCCTCGGCCGCCCGGGCCGCACCGCGCGCGCCACGCTCGGCATCGTCAGCGCGTTCGGCGAGGGCTGGCGCACCTTCGCGGGTGGCCGCATCGACCGTTACCTGGAGACCGATGCCGACCTGCCTCCCGGCTTCTCCGGTGGCGCGCTCGTGGACGCACAGGGCCGCTTCCTCGGGCTGCTCACCGCCGCCCTGTCCCGCACCGCCGCCGTCGCCATCCCCGGCGAAACAGTCTCCCGCGTCACCCAGGCCCTCCGGCAACACGGTGGCATCCGCCGGGGCTACCTCGGCGTGGGCGCCCACCCCGTCCGGCTGCCGCAGGGTCTCGGGGCCCGCGTCGGGAGCGAGGGCGGACTCATCCTCCTCACCGTCGAACCCGACGGCCCCGCCGACAAGGCCGGGCTGCTCATCGGCGACGTCCTGGTGAGCCTCGGAGGCCAGCCGCTGCACAGCATCGAGGAGCTGCTCGGCTACCTCGGCGACGAGAAGGTGGGCACGCAGGTGCAGGCCCGGGTGCTCCGCGCGGGCGAGGTGCGCGAGCTCCCCATCACCATCGGCAAGCGTTCGTGA
- a CDS encoding LuxR C-terminal-related transcriptional regulator — protein MLDSDATPVRVVLIAEDPLARGALSRALVEQGGDIVVLLSGTLAEVESSRPESTPDVVLWDVGLHPADGARLDAPELGAPVLALVPDEPSGEGALSAGARGLLFRDVAPAPLLAALRAVARGLSVFDPALSSLRAAPRASSPTSGQETLTPREREVLALLAEGLSNKAIADRLSISEHTAKFHVNAVLAKLGVQRRTEAVVRAARMGLVTL, from the coding sequence GTGCTGGACTCCGACGCCACTCCCGTCCGTGTCGTCCTCATCGCCGAGGACCCTCTCGCCCGGGGTGCGCTCTCCCGAGCCCTCGTCGAGCAGGGCGGCGATATCGTCGTGCTCCTGTCCGGCACCCTCGCCGAGGTGGAGTCCTCGCGCCCCGAGTCCACTCCCGATGTCGTCCTGTGGGACGTGGGCCTCCACCCGGCGGACGGTGCACGGCTCGATGCCCCCGAGCTCGGTGCTCCCGTGCTCGCGCTCGTCCCCGATGAGCCCTCCGGGGAGGGCGCGCTCTCCGCGGGCGCTCGCGGGCTCCTGTTCCGCGACGTGGCCCCCGCTCCGCTGCTCGCCGCACTCCGGGCAGTGGCCCGGGGGCTCTCCGTGTTCGATCCCGCGCTCTCCTCCTTGCGCGCGGCGCCTCGGGCATCGAGCCCTACCTCGGGCCAGGAGACGCTGACGCCTCGTGAACGCGAGGTGCTCGCGCTGCTCGCCGAGGGCCTGTCCAACAAGGCCATCGCGGACAGGCTCTCCATCAGCGAGCACACCGCCAAGTTCCATGTGAATGCCGTCCTCGCCAAGCTCGGTGTGCAACGGCGCACCGAGGCTGTCGTTCGGGCCGCTCGCATGGGACTCGTGACCCTCTGA
- the amrS gene encoding AmmeMemoRadiSam system radical SAM enzyme, producing the protein MRESEHPARWWHALEDGRIQCDLCPRDCKLHEGQRGMCFVRQRTGDQMVLTTHGRSSGFCVDPIEKKPLTHFHPGSSVLSFGTAGCNLACRFCQNWDISKSREMDRLTDEASPESIARAAEAYGCRSVAFTYNDPVIFAEYAMDVADACHARGIQTVAVTAGYMHAEPRREFYAKMDAANVDLKAFTEDFYFQLTAAHLKPVLETLEYLHHETSVWLEITTLLIPGKNDSDAEVGAMSEWLMKHLGPDVPLHFTAFHPDYKLRNIPPTPPATLRRAREIARKAGLRYVYTGNVHDPSGETTSCPGCGTALIERDWHELLTYRLTEEGRCPDCGTRVPGHFDAKPGDFGRRRFPVAVM; encoded by the coding sequence ATGAGAGAGAGCGAACACCCCGCGCGCTGGTGGCATGCGTTGGAGGATGGACGCATCCAATGCGACCTGTGCCCTCGCGACTGCAAGCTGCACGAGGGGCAACGGGGCATGTGTTTCGTGCGGCAGCGCACGGGCGACCAGATGGTGCTGACCACCCATGGGCGCTCGTCGGGGTTCTGCGTGGACCCCATCGAGAAGAAGCCGCTGACGCACTTCCACCCGGGCAGCAGCGTGCTGTCCTTCGGGACGGCCGGGTGCAACCTGGCGTGCCGCTTCTGCCAGAACTGGGACATCTCCAAGTCGCGCGAGATGGACCGGCTCACCGATGAGGCAAGCCCCGAGTCCATCGCCCGCGCAGCCGAGGCGTACGGCTGCCGCAGCGTGGCCTTCACTTACAACGACCCGGTCATCTTCGCCGAGTACGCCATGGACGTGGCGGACGCGTGCCATGCACGCGGCATCCAGACGGTGGCCGTGACCGCCGGCTACATGCACGCCGAGCCGCGCCGCGAGTTCTACGCCAAGATGGACGCGGCCAACGTGGACCTGAAGGCCTTCACCGAGGACTTCTACTTCCAGCTCACGGCCGCGCACCTGAAGCCCGTGCTGGAAACACTCGAGTACCTCCACCACGAGACGAGCGTGTGGCTGGAGATCACCACGCTGCTGATTCCGGGGAAGAACGACTCGGACGCGGAGGTGGGCGCCATGAGTGAGTGGTTGATGAAACACCTCGGGCCGGACGTGCCGCTGCACTTCACCGCGTTCCATCCGGACTACAAGCTGAGGAACATCCCGCCCACCCCGCCGGCCACGCTGCGCCGGGCGCGGGAGATCGCTCGGAAGGCGGGGCTGCGGTACGTGTACACGGGCAACGTGCATGACCCCTCGGGCGAGACGACGTCCTGCCCCGGCTGCGGCACGGCGCTCATCGAGCGCGACTGGCACGAGCTGCTCACGTACCGGCTCACGGAGGAAGGCAGGTGCCCGGACTGCGGCACCAGGGTTCCCGGACACTTCGACGCGAAGCCCGGAGACTTCGGACGCCGCCGCTTCCCCGTGGCAGTGATGTGA
- a CDS encoding ferritin-like domain-containing protein: MAAMDLNKMIDRLNELIALDFDAVGAYEAAINRIDVESLRMSLRTFQQDHERHIRDLSRVVLTLGGKPTQKPDLKGFILKGFTAVTSMMGNEAALQAMRGNEELTNRTYRAALELEWGDEARSIIERNYSDEQRHLAFIEAALRNRIWEQGTVQP, encoded by the coding sequence ATGGCGGCGATGGACCTGAACAAGATGATCGACCGGCTCAATGAGCTCATCGCGCTCGACTTCGACGCGGTGGGGGCCTACGAGGCGGCCATCAACCGTATCGACGTGGAATCCCTGCGCATGAGCCTGCGCACGTTCCAACAGGACCACGAGCGCCACATCCGGGACCTGTCCCGGGTCGTGCTGACGCTGGGGGGCAAGCCGACGCAGAAGCCGGACCTCAAGGGCTTCATCCTCAAGGGCTTCACCGCCGTCACCTCGATGATGGGCAACGAGGCCGCGCTCCAGGCCATGCGGGGCAACGAGGAGCTCACCAACCGCACCTACCGCGCGGCCCTCGAGTTGGAGTGGGGCGACGAAGCCCGCTCCATCATCGAGCGCAACTACTCGGACGAGCAGCGGCACCTGGCCTTCATCGAGGCCGCCCTGCGCAACCGCATCTGGGAGCAGGGCACGGTACAGCCGTAG
- a CDS encoding DUF3995 domain-containing protein, giving the protein MLLVTLFVCAVFLLLSLLHVYWAFGGRWAASAVLPEEEGARAFTPSPAMTLGVAGLLLAAAAVMLLRGALASLVQDTMLWGLVTLGTWVLAGVFGVRAVGEFRQVGFFKRVRGTRFATWDTWLYSPLCAALSAACAFLANGSP; this is encoded by the coding sequence ATGCTCCTGGTGACCCTGTTCGTCTGCGCGGTGTTTCTCCTGCTGTCCCTGCTCCACGTCTACTGGGCGTTTGGAGGGCGTTGGGCGGCGTCGGCCGTGCTGCCGGAGGAGGAGGGCGCACGGGCCTTCACGCCCTCGCCTGCGATGACGCTCGGAGTCGCGGGGCTCCTGCTGGCCGCGGCGGCCGTGATGCTGCTGCGCGGAGCGCTGGCCAGCCTCGTTCAGGACACGATGCTCTGGGGCCTGGTGACGCTGGGGACCTGGGTGCTCGCGGGAGTGTTCGGAGTGCGCGCCGTGGGCGAGTTCCGGCAGGTGGGCTTCTTCAAGCGCGTCCGGGGTACCCGCTTCGCGACCTGGGACACGTGGCTCTACTCGCCCCTGTGCGCCGCGCTGTCGGCGGCCTGCGCCTTCCTCGCGAATGGTTCTCCATGA
- a CDS encoding metallophosphoesterase, with the protein MNDAFRAQELRLALLALLIAFVCCGGLFLGVKLLLAKLRKRSVSRATRRAAVFFIGLLLIGVGCFVYALTIEADWLQVTRVEVRTPRLPEGSKLRIVHLSDLHVDGWTRALTRLPDEVNALQPDLLVFTGDSLNSEAGLPVLREVLSRIQTRYGRFAIRGNHDVWYWRALDLFGGGVAEELRSEALRAADGRLVLCGAPYGAAGSVATCLRENPEGLRLVAYHTPDLVEDLAPLGPDLYLAGHTHGGQVRLPFYGAILTMSRFDKKYEMGRHEVGQTTLFVSRGVGVEPHAPRIRFLCRPEIAVIDLVGTGGP; encoded by the coding sequence ATGAATGATGCCTTCAGGGCACAGGAACTGCGGCTCGCGCTCCTCGCACTGCTCATCGCCTTCGTGTGCTGCGGAGGGCTCTTCCTGGGGGTGAAGCTCCTCCTGGCGAAGCTGCGCAAGCGGTCCGTTTCGCGAGCCACGCGCAGGGCCGCTGTCTTCTTCATCGGTCTCCTGCTCATCGGCGTGGGTTGCTTCGTGTATGCGCTCACCATCGAGGCCGACTGGCTCCAGGTCACCCGTGTGGAGGTGCGGACGCCCAGGCTGCCCGAGGGGAGCAAGCTGCGCATCGTTCACCTCTCGGATCTCCACGTCGACGGCTGGACGAGGGCGCTCACGCGTCTGCCGGACGAGGTCAACGCGCTCCAGCCGGACCTGCTCGTCTTCACCGGGGACTCCCTCAACTCGGAGGCCGGGCTCCCCGTCTTGCGCGAGGTGCTCTCGCGCATCCAGACGCGCTACGGCCGCTTCGCCATCCGGGGCAACCACGACGTCTGGTACTGGCGCGCGCTGGACCTCTTCGGTGGCGGCGTCGCGGAGGAACTGCGAAGCGAGGCCCTCCGGGCCGCCGACGGGCGGCTGGTGCTCTGTGGTGCTCCCTACGGCGCAGCCGGAAGCGTCGCCACGTGTCTGCGGGAGAACCCCGAGGGCCTCCGGCTCGTCGCCTATCACACGCCGGACCTCGTGGAGGACCTGGCTCCGCTCGGGCCGGACCTCTACCTCGCGGGCCACACGCACGGGGGCCAGGTGCGCCTGCCCTTCTATGGTGCGATCCTCACCATGTCCCGCTTCGACAAGAAGTACGAGATGGGCCGTCATGAGGTGGGCCAGACGACCCTCTTCGTCAGCCGGGGCGTCGGGGTCGAGCCCCATGCCCCTCGCATCCGCTTCCTCTGCCGGCCGGAGATCGCCGTCATCGACCTGGTGGGCACCGGCGGGCCGTGA